The Paraburkholderia sabiae genome includes a region encoding these proteins:
- a CDS encoding enoyl-CoA hydratase/isomerase family protein: protein MNSSKVLYERHGTIALVTLDDPERRNALSREIVRGMSNALDTALRDGARSVVIAAAGTAFCAGANIDDLRNGWMESPDPAEDPAVMFRRIAEFERPVIAAVHGAAVGGGMELTLACDLVVAAESAWFSMPELGHGVIPNTGLALLARVVGMRRAFEIILTRRRVSSEEALNIGLVNRVLPESEVLDGALSLAAQIVESVPPGALKAARLNLRAHAAIDWDRVLRSPLDVPSEEWQEGLDAFTQKRAPEYGRFWERRAM, encoded by the coding sequence ATGAATAGCAGCAAAGTTCTCTACGAGCGGCACGGAACGATTGCACTCGTGACGCTCGATGATCCCGAACGTCGCAATGCGTTGTCGCGTGAAATCGTGCGCGGCATGTCGAATGCGCTGGATACGGCGTTGCGCGATGGCGCACGTTCCGTCGTGATCGCAGCGGCGGGTACGGCATTTTGTGCGGGCGCCAATATCGACGATCTGCGCAACGGCTGGATGGAATCACCCGATCCCGCCGAGGATCCCGCCGTGATGTTCAGGCGCATTGCCGAATTCGAACGGCCTGTGATCGCGGCCGTTCATGGCGCTGCCGTTGGTGGCGGCATGGAGTTGACGCTGGCGTGCGATCTCGTCGTCGCGGCTGAATCAGCGTGGTTTTCGATGCCCGAACTCGGACACGGCGTAATTCCGAATACAGGTCTTGCCTTGCTCGCGCGCGTCGTCGGCATGCGCCGGGCATTCGAAATCATATTGACGCGCCGACGCGTGTCTTCCGAAGAGGCGCTGAACATCGGCCTGGTCAATCGCGTGCTGCCGGAGAGTGAAGTTCTGGATGGCGCACTGTCGCTCGCCGCGCAGATCGTCGAGTCGGTGCCACCGGGCGCGCTCAAAGCCGCACGGCTCAATCTGCGCGCTCACGCGGCGATCGACTGGGACCGCGTGCTGCGCTCGCCGCTCGACGTTCCGAGCGAAGAGTGGCAAGAGGGACTCGATGCGTTCACGCAAAAGCGAGCGCCGGAATATGGCCGCTTCTGGGAAAGGAGAGCAATGTGA
- a CDS encoding acyl-CoA thioesterase, with protein sequence MTAFDADAPPFTRRTIAQRDAFRFWTEEKLRNADTDQFRHVNNAVIATFFEAARMEIFAPPAIRKWMNGANLAVVRLLIEFSAEVHFPGDVSVGSTVVEVGQTSFRVQQGLFSGADESSSATAEAVCVFVHGDTGRPVPVAPELHAYLLAHRGDVTEIVQ encoded by the coding sequence ATGACTGCCTTCGACGCCGACGCGCCGCCGTTCACCCGACGCACGATTGCGCAGCGCGACGCGTTTCGCTTCTGGACGGAAGAGAAGTTGCGTAATGCCGATACGGACCAGTTCCGGCACGTCAACAACGCTGTCATCGCGACCTTTTTCGAAGCGGCGCGGATGGAGATCTTTGCGCCGCCTGCCATTCGCAAGTGGATGAACGGCGCGAACCTCGCGGTCGTCAGGTTGCTGATCGAGTTCAGTGCGGAGGTCCATTTTCCCGGAGATGTCAGTGTGGGAAGCACGGTCGTCGAAGTGGGACAAACATCGTTTCGGGTTCAGCAGGGTTTGTTCAGCGGCGCCGATGAAAGCTCTAGCGCGACAGCGGAAGCCGTGTGCGTGTTCGTTCATGGCGACACGGGCCGTCCTGTTCCCGTCGCGCCTGAACTGCATGCGTACCTTCTGGCGCATCGCGGCGACGTCACGGAGATTGTCCAATGA